A region of Oncorhynchus kisutch isolate 150728-3 linkage group LG29, Okis_V2, whole genome shotgun sequence DNA encodes the following proteins:
- the LOC109874378 gene encoding uridine-cytidine kinase 1, translating into MTAARPLEMERPRHRPFLIGVSGGTASGKSTVCAKIMELLGQNKVDHRQRQVAIISQDSFYKVLTPDQKARALKGQYNFDHPDAFDNELMYQTLKHIVEGTVVEVPTYDFVTHSRLQDRITVYPADVVLFEGILVFYSQEVRDMFHMKLFVDTDSDVRLSRRVLRDMKRGRDLEQILTQYTTFVKPAFEEFCLPTKKYADVIIPRGVDNMVAINLIVQHIQDILNGDLCKWHRGGAVNGHSRGFKRAASEQGDLANFPPGKRVLLEPSSRPH; encoded by the exons ATGACTGCTGCCAGACCGCTTGAGATGGAGCGGCCAAGGCACCGTCCGTTTCTGATCGGTGTTAGCGGAGGAACTGCCAGTGGCAAG TCAACAGTATGTGCAAAAATCATGGAGTTGCTGGGCCAGAATAAGGTGGACCATCGTCAGAGGCAAGTGGCCATCATCAGCCAAGACAGCTTCTACAAAGTCTTGACACCTGACCAGAAGGCCAGGGCACTCAAGGGCCAGTACAATTTTGACCACCCAG ATGCTTTCGACAACGAGTTGATGTACCAAACCCTGAAGCATATTGTGGAGGGGACAGTGGTGGAGGTGCCGACATATGACTTTGTCACGCATTCCAG GCTGCAGGACAGGATAACAGTGTACCCGGCTGACGTGGTGCTGTTTGAAGGGATCCTGGTTTTCTACTCTCAGGAAGTGAGGGATATGTTTCACATGAAGCTCTTTGTAGACACAGACTCTGATGTCAGACTGTCTCGCAGAG TTCTGCGGGATATGAAGAGAGGCAGAGACCTGGAGCAGATCCTCACCCAGTACACCACGTTCGTTAAGCCAGCCTTCGAGGAGTTCTGCTTGCCT ACCAAGAAATATGCAGATGTCATTATTCCTCGAGGAGTTGACAACATGG TGGCCATCAACCTCATTGTGCAGCACATCCAGGACATCTTGAATGGGGACCTCTGTAAGTGGCACCGTGGAGGAGCGGTCAACGGGCACAGCCGGGGCTTCAAGCGGGCCGCCTCGGAGCAGGGGGACCTGGCCAACTTCCCCCCAGGGAAGAGGGTCCTACTAGAGCCCAGCAGTCGCCCCCACTGA